The Arachis duranensis cultivar V14167 chromosome 2, aradu.V14167.gnm2.J7QH, whole genome shotgun sequence genome has a window encoding:
- the LOC110278051 gene encoding small polypeptide DEVIL 14, which produces MAANVYSVRSSKIRSWERCSKQVRQQRTRLYIIWRCTVLLLCWHD; this is translated from the coding sequence ATGGCAGCTAATGTATACTCTGTTAGAAGCTCAAAGATTCGTTCATGGGAAAGGTGTTCCAAACAAGTTAGGCAACAAAGGACAAGGCTTTACATAATTTGGAGATGCACTGTCTTGCTCTTGTGTTGGCATGACTAA